The Acipenser ruthenus chromosome 28, fAciRut3.2 maternal haplotype, whole genome shotgun sequence sequence TTAGTGTACTGTAGTAATTAATCTCCGcatacaatacattattatttacattttttcctaTGATTAAACATTCATCATGACACTCTGatttaaggtttgatatttatgtagctataataataatgttaatcataatagtaataattagGCAGTcgttgtacacaagaaaaactttagtatgcattagtagaagcataactgtacagcagttttTCATTTACAATGACTTTTTCAGTTCATCACTGAATAAAACCGTAAAGGCAAAAAACTAACTGGCGAtgccatgttgctggtttgtttgggTGGGTTCGTGGTCGCTAGGCCCATTGCTAAGCAACTGAAGAGCACACCCCCCACCCCATTTCTCTTGCTCTTGATTATATAGGCAGATGAACACTAACTCTGGTTCTCGTATTTGATTTGCTGCTTCGCGCTTATCCTGGTTTCTGATGCATTAAGTAAACCACGAACAAGAGAGCTTACGGCTTACGTATCTGACAGTGTGATATTCAACTAATGTGTAAACTACTTTGGTTACCTAAAAAACCTAGCTTCGTTAACATTTGTGCCTTCAACTTTGAGGCTTACTGTTTCAGTTCAAAAAGTCTCATTTACTCAGCACAGCACGTCAaagcaacaacacagaaacaaaagaaCTGCAGCAGCAGGTTAGAAATCTAGATCTGTACACACATGCAAGCCAGGgcaggcaatacattttttaaattttattatgtACAAGTTTGTACTATTACTGTACAGGACCGAAATaggatttaacatttaaaaataagctTGAGACAGcaatacaatgtactgtattttgcatacattttttccccgttgtatttcatttatataaatgtatattactATACTGATTTTATTTCACTACAGTCCTTGTTTGtacaatgtttgttttatttcatatgtAGGCTATTTGCTGCAGTGTTCAATAAACGTATTCCGGAAACCCATTTTGTGTATTGTAATGTCATATTTATGAATGAAAAGCATATGCTTGTAGTATAATGCTCCCCCCAGTATAGCGCTTATTTTCCCTGTCCCCCTTTAACAGCGTTCTATCAAGGGATTACTGTGCTGTAACAGGATAAGggaacagtaaaaacaaatgttGTCATTTGATGCTACTAATGTTAAGAGCCATTGTGTTAGTTTTGCAACCTTTCTTGCAGAGAGTAGCTGCTTCAAACCACAAGAAAGCTGCAGAAAAGATGCCTGCAAGCTGCAAGTCCAGCTTAAGGATCGATGACAACTATGAGAGCATCAACGAGCTGGGCACACTGGAGCTGAACAGAGACATGGAGCTGACTCCGTACGGGCCGATGCGCCGGTCCCTCTCCACCGACTCCCTCAGCTCCATCTCCTCCATCGGGAACAACTTTGGCCAGGACTTCAGCGTGGGGCAGGTGGAGGTCAACATGGAGTATGAGCTACACTCCAGCACCCTGTCCGTCACCCTGGTGCAAGGAAAAGACCTGATGGAGAAAGAGGAGATCAACTTCGAGTCCTGCTTCGTGCGCATCAGCCTGCTTCCTGACGAGCAGATCGTGGGCATCTCCCGGGTAagtgcttttatttttcattatgaaTCTAGTGGTGGGTAACACTGTCTGTGGAGCTTCCCCTCGCATCACCACAGTCAGTCCTAACCATGGCTTTTAACAGTAACTAGGAAATGAATACCTGCAAACTGATTCTGCCCGGCATAAAGCCAAAAACATTAAGGTGCAAGTAACTTAAAATGTAGGATTGCATTTATTGCAGTGGCtcaagtgcttttttattttttattgatttacaaAATGGttttgactgagttcaggaggAGCttttctagttgcctgccatagagatGCACTGCATTATGTAGGCTAGATCggtgtatttttattaataagcATCAGCACCCTCTTgtgcacagcaaaacaaaaggcgcTGAGCTGATCAAATGTTTTCCACCCCATTTTTTGTAAGTcgtgtgtttttttagtttttttttttacttctaacGAAAGGTTTACAAGATCATACAGCCACTTCAGTATTTTAATTTGATGTAATATCTGTATTTCACATTTATACTGGTGCGTCATTGATGATGGCCAATATTCAAAAAGCTCCAGCTTCTAGTTCATAATCGATCTTTACTGCTGCCTCGCTTAATGATTTGGTGTAAGCAGGtcttttgctctctctctctcgctctgtttcTCGCTCTACCCGTCTCTATctgttttacaaaacagaatCGTGACTAAAATCTTAGCACTGTCTTTCAGCTTTGGCAGTTTTTGGAAATAAATACCACCAGGCCCGGCTCCAGCTTCTCTAAACTGGAGGGGCTGATGTATTAGATCAGGGGGCCAATAACAACACGTGACCATGATTACAATTTAATTAAGATTTACTTGcagcaggtgcaaagtttgctccacttttttttttctaaatgtaatttaaaaaaaaaaaggtaagagcACTTAAATTAAGTTCTCTCCAGTTTGAAAccatttgctttttttaattcaaatttgAAGTGGTGCAAAATGTGCTCCCAGTGCAAAAAGTAGTACGTTTGGCTATCAGCTAAAAACTCTTGAACAAACAGCACCATGCAGTCAGTATTCCCTTTGTTTATGGTTATAGTTGCATTTTACAAGGCTGAGATGCCACAATAAACACATACCAGTGACATCTGCACTGGAGCAATAGCATAAGGTTCTAGGTCTTGCTCATTTTGAGTGTCGTATTTTTCTTCATTTTGGGATAAGGAGCTCACACCAGCATCTATTTTTTCTTTCACTGCTGAATTAGAAACACTTTAAATGTAAGGACAATTTGTTCACAGTAACCACTTGcttaaatatcattttaaaaccgTCCCATGGGTATGAATTAATGAAAAACCACTCACTCCGAGAAGAGAATGTGACAGTCAACCCTGGTATAGTTTTAATTGAATATTCTTCACAGCACCCCCGAAGCACAATTAGCATAATAACCCACCTGGTTCTCCCAGGCAGATTCAGGCAAATCTCgcgctcatttttttttttaatatactttttgtCTACAGTCTAGCTAATGGTGTTTTAATAAATTGATGTTTTAAACCTTGCAGAGTCACCAAGGGAGGtatttacatttaataatgtAAAGATCCAGGTTTAACTTCAATAGCAAATATTTGCAAAtgccatttttacattttttaactgttttgCCAGCTCTAGAGCTTATTTCTTTTGCATTCCCTCATTCGGGTTTGTGACGCAGTTACTATATCCCTGGTCTgaagggggagtcacacagtgagGTTTGTGACCTGGCTGTGTCAAGCTGTCTATCATGGCTGGGGAGCACGTTCTCCATGGGGTACTGGAGACACAATTGGCAGGGTCTGTTTGTCCCCTCAGTGGCCAGGGGCCTGGTGAGCTGCAGGAGGACACCAGTTCcagggtgtaaagaggcaattggcttgggcGTGGAATCGTGGAACAGGGAACAGggatataatcttttttttttataaagccttGGTCAGTACTCCTTTAAGTAAAAAGTTGATGATCCTGTCAAGCTTCCCAGCGCGCTTGCATCATGTGTGGGTGTGCAGTTGCATACAATTTATCAATGAATTACTGGCTGTCCTTTGTTTTCCCACCAGGGTGATGTTCAAAGGTTCTGTCTGATTCGCATACATCAGCACGACAATCTGTATCCCTGCAATCTTCCACTAATTGCCTCCTATACTTAGCTGAACAGAATTTTCATCATTTTCAGAGGGTTTGAAGTCAGGAGTTGCAGTGATGCATGTCACTTTGCTAGATTAAGATAAGTGCGGATGATTAAAGTGGGGAAACTGTTTACAGCTAAACCTATTCTAATAATATACATTAGCAGCTTCCTTGAAAAACATGTCAGACAGCAGTCAAAACATGTGTGCAACAATTTATAGTGTTCACATTGAATAAGTGGTGTGTGTGTCTATCAGTTGGGAGTATAAATTACAGCATTGTTTTAAAAGGATGTACAGTTCTGTTTGACGCAGTATACTGCCCTCAAACAAGTTTCCAATTTTACCTGACTCAAACAAACACTTCCTTACTTACCAGTAGGGCTTTtagtacacaaaacacatttttatggaACAACccatttttatttccatttctaTAATCAGAAGGCCAGTAAAATATACATGCTTTCTTTCCTTAACTAACAATAGCAGTTTTTGGAGTTTCTTACTCTCAGCAGATTTTCTACTGGTAATAGAAACCCACAAAAAGGCTGTGCCAGTAGATTTTCTGCTGGTTCTCTTCACTCCGAAATATCTTTGTATCCCTGAGTATAGGAGTAACGTCACATTTGAGAGCATAGTTCAACCCAtctgtaaatattttaaagagTAAGCGTAATGGTTCACCAAATATTGTCCATTATCTATTATTCATCAGAAATAGGTTCTTGCATTGGTGACAATGAAGGCTGGTAAACCCTTTGGATGCTATTATCCCCTGCTTGAATGTGCAATTCTTACTAAGGACCTTCTGTAGCACAAGCTATCTAGTGTACCATGGTCTGCGGTATAGGGTGGCTGTAAGTCTCTCTGACCGCCTGCAACTGCACTTCAGATTGACTTCTCTGTCTGAATGTCATCCATAACTGTTAAACACTCaatgatttagaaatactaaaagaaacaaattcaatgacaaaaaaagacattgacaaagacttctaCACTAgttgtttgtcattgaatttaagtatTTCTAAATACAGTCTGACTGACATGTTTTCTTGGTCATACAAAAGATGGTGGTCTCTAATGTTGTATATAGAGTTGTGTTATGGGATGTTTTTCACTGACGTGCTTAGTAGTAATATTAGtattaacagtattattattgtttatacgTTTTCCTTACTATTATTACCAGTACTGATTCACTCAGCCaagtgaacatgttttttttcagtcagcTGCCATGTTTGTCATGATCTAGTAGTTGCTATGATCACATAGAATAACAGAGCAGACTGATAAAATGATCAggatgtatgtgtgtatttatatccGCTTGTGATTGCTCTGCTCCACCTCGCTGTTACTCTAATACTGCTCATAAATCCTTCCTTGGCACAGTCAACTGCTTTCTCCAGATCGATAAAACAAATGTTCTATGTGATGTCGAACTCCCATGATTTTACCAGTGTCCCACGGTGCTCTGACATCTTCATAATGTGCTTCAGCTGAAAGTGGTATTCTTCAACCAGGACCCCAGAAACTCTGTAACAAAGGAcgagtaccttttgaaacttggaATGGACTCTTTGAGCAGTCATGCAGTTCTATAGTCCTTACTAAACTGTGCTAAAGACAGGGGGGCTCCAAGCAAGATGTGCCCTGACTCACTCTCTACAGTGCAGGTAAACCACTGGCAAACCAATATAACAGAATGGAAACAAAGAGATCAATTGCTGTGAATGCCCTTAGAGATCTGACCGACCGTCAGGGTTTTGGCTttagctgaataatgttataagATTTGGTGAAGCAAAAAGATTTAAGGAGAAAAGTTTTTagaatttcttttttatttcaattagaatcaTTCAGGCTTTGCTTTTTAAAACCGGAAACTACCTGCCAATGTAATGCAGTGTAAGTTCAGAATGTGCTGTTACAGTATGATAAGCTGCAGTTAAGAGCAGAATCCCCAGTCAATGTCAGAAGCCGAATCATTTCACTGGCAAGGACACACATACAGAGCCTTTGCTCTCTGTCTTCAACAAGCTGGGTCTGGTGTGATAGCTAGCACAACAAGCCTTCATCCCTAGGAACATTCCTGTTCCAGTGGTTGCACAAAGTAATACACATTACCGGTTGTGCACTTCCATTGTGCAAGAAACACATGCTCTAGCAAACATTCGGTTTAAAACAAGTTGAAGAAATCTGTTTTGGTCAGATCACCTGGAGAGTTCAATTGTCATCACCCCTTAATTTCCTTTTTTGTCATTAACCAACAACCTGATTCCAAAGACACTGCTGTGAAATGACCAAAGAAGTGAAGCAATAAGACTTCATGTAATTCATATAAGCAAACTGTGCGCAACCATATAACATGTTTTCAAATCTAAATATGTGATTGCTTTGTAACATGTGCTTCTGTCAAAACTGCCCATTTAAGTCCTTAAGAcctacaatatattacaaatggCAGTGCTCAACAGCTAAGATGCAGGTAGTAACCTGTTGTGTTGGCTATAATCACGTGGTGATAAGCAGGACTTTAcaatcagttttcttttttatagtTAGAATTAGTAATAATACCGTATTCACAAAGGTCATTGGTTATTCAAAGAATGTTTGCTATTAAACTTTTCTGAACTGTTGTTCCATATATTGCCTCATCAGCATCCCCCAGACAAGGAAACAGTTCTGTCTCATGCCTGTCCTGTCCTAGGTCTCTCATTTTGAGACCATTTGCAAAGTTGCTCAGTGCCAATTATGAAAAGGGTGACACTAATTAAAAGGTAGGACTGCAACATAGTGTTGTACCTTCATATCATTGAAGAAGTGTATTCTATTAAACGTTTAACTGGACAGCGATGAGGTGTGTGGTGAAAAGGGTACAGGCAATACATATTAAATCAGGAATAGTGTAGTGCACTCCCATTGGTTCTTCTGTAACTCAGTCAGAGAATCAATGCAGTCAGCTTGGGTTAGGAACTGTGTGTGCATGCAAGCCTTTTAATTATACTTAGCAAACTTTCTTATGCTGGATACTCTCATGTGTACAGTATCGTACATCAATGAACACAGTAAATAGGACTCAACACTGGAATCTATCATTTCCCACATTGCAGGCATACGggcataaaaaaaacatctgctatGTTTAATTTTGACAAGGTGTTCTGCTGTCTGTGTGGATAATGGGACTGAGTGGCTAACTGGTGTCTCTCTGCCagggatatttttttaaatagactcTCGCAGGATTGATTAGTTATATTCTGCAGCTTGCATCCAGGCATCTATTCTGTCCTGTAtaaaagttgcatctccctgCTACCACAGGTGGTTTTGAAGAGCAGATTTTCACCTGCAACTTCCCTGAAAGAAACAGCAGAGGTCATCGTTGAGTAATGGTCAAATAATGAAAATCTTGgaagttatttttttcaattattacaTTTTTCCACCAAATTTGAAATTCCGATTGTGGACTGAAGATCAACCGGCGAGCTTAGTATTCACTCATCGTCTCTTCGCCTGCTGAACTTTTAAGCTTCTGAACACTGGAGACGAGGGCCCAGTCTGGCTAGTCTCCGCCTGCCCTCATGACACTCCTGCCCAGTAGGGAGAGGAGGTGAACTATTCCCACTTCTTATGCATGAGAAAGTAAGACGCGTGTTAAAGGCTTAGTTTATTACCAAATAAGTTAGTAAAAGTGGTTACATTCATATAAATCTGGATCGCTTCTCACTGTCTGTTTGCAGTTATGTTTAGTGTCACTCATTGCTGACACAAAATCCTGCCACGTCGTatgcaatctataaacatgttattaattatgataTTAACTGTTTAAAATATCAAATGCCTGAATAGCAATATATATTttcccctaatatatatatatatatatatatatatatatatatatatatatatatatatatatatatatatatatatatataaacaattggAAATTATTGTTGGATAAAGAATTTCAGATTTTTGTGCCAAACTACGTGTTCCGTTATAGTCCATCCATCCAAAATCACCAAAACACTTGCTCTCCTATTAGTGACAAAGTAAGTAAACTCTCCTTGCAACAGTTTTCATAGCAACATCTTTTAAATCCAACAAAATGATTGCATAACCCAGTCCAGACGGCCTCGGGAATCCATTTTCATCACAACTTCAAATTGTAGGCGTTGGAggataaaaatgtgtttctgagGCTGGAGCAGGTAATGAGGAAATTGCTTTTTCTTAAAGCACCTCGCACGCAGTTTAAAAATATCATTCAAACACGGacagaaacacactgtactgcaGCTACTTTTAATGATCAACTAGGTAGTTTCTAGGGAAATACTTCCATTACATCTTTCTTTGTGATCTGTGTCTAGAATTGAGTTCGCTCCAAACTAGGAGACTTCGACTGTATATTAGTCAAGGCTTTGAATACTACACTACATTAAGAAAGTTTGTACTCGGTTACTGTTTCACTTCAgcggtcatttcacctcagcagtgtctctAGAGTTATGTTACGGACTGTAAActatgtcagtcattaggggaagcagtagctggttggttaatgacaggaaagaagatgTTGAACCCGTGTGTACAATTTCATGCTCATTCACTTTCTTGGTCTgttaaatgaccaaggaagtgcaagattATCTAAAACCGATTTAGTATAGTATTGAAAATACAAGTGTATATATTTAGCAACCCTTTTTTAACACAAACCTGTTCTTTTTTCACCCTTACAAGGTGGTACCGCTGCATTTTAAGGGAAGATGTCTCAGCCGAGATTCCACAGGCCATTAGGGAACAGCAGGAATTATTTCAGTGAATAAATGGTAACAAATAAGGAATAAAACACAATATTAGTAtcttatagtaaaaataaataccaaaaccACTATTAGCCTGCTGTTCTGGGTGTCGTTATCTTTCCTAGACTGCAGTAGCCTTCTGCTTGAGTGGAGTTATTCCCCAATACAGGCTTGCCGTGTAGATTTAAATCATTTAACTTGCTGGCTTATTGTGGCTGAGACTAATATCGAAGTGATGCAATCATATTTGTGCTGTGAGTATCCTTTAGAATCCATTTCCAGTTTCTCCAATGCACTTAGTACAGCAGGCGATATAAACAGTGGTTTTGACAGtcaaattgttatttatttttgcagttgATTCCAACACTTTTAATTTGAGGCTTGTTTGGATTAGTAAGCATGGCAGTAAGATGTAAACGCAGCCAGAGGAAAATAACGGCCCCATCTGTGAAATGTTCTTAGCTTTGGGTTGATTAAAACAGGCTTGGCATGACAAATGTGTTGTTACCACGGAGACAGGGATGGATGTGAACTGTTATAACTTTACTCAGATAGAATCTTAAAAAGATTCAGAAAGGAATTACGAATTTCCACAATGTCCTCCTCCATTAACAGAAACCACAATGCTAGTCTGGTGTGATCTGCAGCTCATTGGGGGTGAATGTTACAGCTCAGATCTAAAATACTCGTAGAACAGGAGAAAAATGTTGACTGCATGTTAAACACTCaaattttttttagtttatatgATTTACATTAGTGTAATATTCCAATTTCCAAATATACTGCATTTTTAGCACAGTTTCTGATGGCACATATGGAGTTagtatttgattttaaaatactgacaaATCCATTGTATTTGCTTGTTAAACTGTGGAAACTTTTGTGGCTTTTCTCTTGTAATATAATGTATTAAGTTGCATGAAAAGCAATATATtatgtgcgtctctgtgtgtgggtAGATTGTctattaataaataatactgtagctAAAGGTAGCGTAGGTTTGGTTCGTTTAGCCGAGGTACATTTAATAGCAGAAAGAggctttgctttttgttttgttttatttgacagaAGATTGTGCAATCAGTAACCAATATCAAACAAGTGATGATTGTCAAAAATTGATACATtgagaacattttattaaaaagaaagaagacaAAAATGTAGACTCttcatgaaattatatatatatatatatatatatatatatatatatatatatatatatatatatatatatatatatatataaaaatataaataaatattactattCTTAACACGAATATTCCATGTTCTCCTCGGGTCCTTCTCCTGAATGATGACTGTACTCTCGATCTCTCATGGCAGCAGAACAGGATTTGTTTGGCTGGCCTCACAGCAGCTAAAAAGTTACTGGCGCTCCGCTAGGAGCCGCCCCACTCCCTCCCTTGGCAACATTGGTTCCTCACTTTCCTTGACATTATCCATATGGAACTGTCTACTGCTCGAATCCATGGTGTCAGGGGGGGAACTGTGGAGGCATGGAGTGCAGGTGCGACCATTGTCAGGTCATTATTATAAGATCCAGTGGGATGAAATCCCATAGAGGAAAGGGGGCACCAATGGGGGGGggcagtttgtgtttgtgtttttatattatgttgTGTTATGTATTGTTCCATGTTGTtcttttctctttaaataaataaaaaaacatttgttcaaaaaaaaaaatatatatatatatacagtactgtgcaaaagttttaggcaggtgtgaaaaaatgctgtaaagtaagaatgctttcaaaaatagacatgttaatagtttatatttatcaattgacaaaatgcaaagtgagtgaacagaagaaaaatctaaatcaaatccatatttggtgtgaccaccctttgccttcaaaacagcatcaattcttctaggtacacttgcacacagtttttgaaggaactcggcaggtaggttggcccaaacatcttggagaactaaccacagttcttctgtggatttaggcagcctcagttgcgtctctctcttcatgtaatcccagacagactcgatgatgttgagatcagggctctgtctatttttgaaagcattcttactttacagcattttttcacacctgcctaaaacttttgcacagtactgtatatatatatatatatatatatatatatatatatatatatatatatatatatatatatgcgctttCAATGTATTGGATGAATACTGTCTTCCCAGTTATTGCTATCTGCAGAGGTCTGGAAGCTCTGTATAGCTGATTTGTATTCTTTGGCCGCGTTTGTTTGTTTGGCACAGATACAAAGGAATGCTTTTTCAGTGCTCTTTGACGAGAAGTTCTCCATTGCCTTGGACCCCTCTGCCTTGGAAGAGAACAGCCTGCGCTTCTCTGTGTTCGGCGTCGACGAGGATGAAAGGAACATCAGCACAGGGGTGGCAGAGCTGAAGCTGTCTGACCTGGACCTGTCCATTCGACCTTTCAATGCCTGGCTCTACTTGCAGGATGTCAATAAGGTACATTCGGAACAACCTGTTTTAATTATAGCTTTCTACATTCTACTGTGGATTCAGTCGAAACAGATAGGCGCTATTCAAGCAAACTTGAGAGGTCCCGTAGACACCACTGCGTAAGCAAATATGcccaaaatgtattaacattcaataggcttttattttaaaacccgTTTTTACTGTGCTTCTGTAAAGTTTGACTGAGTGTCACTGTGGAACTGAGCTCTATTTTCTGATTGAATACACCTattctattcaattgatccaaacAGTGGTGCATCTAAATATTGATGTcatttaaaacattcaaataagAGCTGTCTGGAGTTTTTGATCATATTTTAACAAACCTGAATCAATTCAAGAGACTAACATGCTGTCCTGGATTATATCTATTTCATAATGGCCATGTAATTCATTAATTATACAGTGGCAGCCTATAGGCCGACACCATGTATATCAATTGAATATCCCTCTACGTACGTATTGTTAAACACATTAATTAGGTGAAAACACTCCCCTGCTGCTTAcctgtttttatgatgtttgtaattttTCTCAGTTCTGAAGCTCCAACTAAGATTGTTGGAGAACACTGCCCTTGATAATTATTGGACATTTTTAAACTCATATTAAGGGGCACTATTGTTATTCCACAATTGAGGTGAATGATTGACACgccatcctcatgagtgaaataaacacagcagcacTCCACGATTGTTCAGAAGTATTCTGTTTTATATaagtgaaaggaaaaaaaaatgcttaaacagCTGAGTTTTGAGATGTACTTTCCTTAGGTCAAGCTCTGAATTAGTGACTTGAATAGCAGTCAGGATTCCAAAATGAGAATTATGTCCTAATTGTATGTCTGTGTTGCACCACAAGTCCCTAACCAGAACTGTCTGCttgtgttttgaaaggcagtCGACTCAGTGGGTGAAATCCTGCTTTCACTCAGCTACCTGCCAACTGCGGAGAGGCTAACGGTCGTGGTGGCCAAAGCCAAAAATCTGGTGTGGACAAATGGGAAGAATAGTGCAGGTCAGTGCCGGGCGGCTCCTGATCTGTGTGACGAAACCATTAGGGTTCCCTGAAGCAATTGGCAGTTTCATGCAAACCTATGAGatgttttactatttttaatcTTATGTGATAATAtaatcagcgctccagataagatGTGTACTGGGTGTTTTCCGCATTGAAAAAATCTGAATTGCgcatgatatttaaattgaatgtgtaAAGAATACACACAGCACTTTAGCGGCATGGCTTGAGTCCGCATGGTATGAAGTTTCTAAAACTGCGTTGGCTCCCGGCGTCTCAATAGTCAATTGTGAATATAACTAGGGAATGGAAATGCTGGGACAGCTAATAATTGTAGCCTGACtcggaattgccagaaacacttaaccaggttaaaataattaatacaaaacactcactcACGAAGcttgtttgtgactggtgaataagcaaCTGGATTCTTGATCCTTAAAATTTGTCTGCGCTGTCTTAATCCCCCTCAACTAACCTACCAAAATTGTTGACGGTaaacatatataataaatacaatattctgtgtttggagagagtcatttctttatttgcattagggCAGTAAtcggtaaagttttttttttttttagaaatatagtAAATATAAGTGTGCatattccatctgcagcattgggggaaaaaaatctgttttttgcttcacagccatattgtttgtggtcaataaagcaaataagaataattgttgttttcattttaagaCTAGgttgttgtacagtagttcaaagtaacattacagttaatatgtaaggctgtagttaatgcctaccccataagttagcattaaagtatgtacagtatttattgaaagtactcatgacttcaaggtaatgttgtattttactcACATAGTATCTAAATTGGGAAgcaaattactcaatgacccaaaaccttatctggagcgctgactaGAATATAAAAAAGTTCCAGTCGTGATTGG is a genomic window containing:
- the LOC117434733 gene encoding synaptotagmin-12-like, whose amino-acid sequence is MSSVAGRDIADYRISVVQSPPGWEVGIYIAGFLVLLGVVGLNLWKLWRSGSYPTPSPFPNFDFRYLEQKYGTSCSEVRQKRVAASNHKKAAEKMPASCKSSLRIDDNYESINELGTLELNRDMELTPYGPMRRSLSTDSLSSISSIGNNFGQDFSVGQVEVNMEYELHSSTLSVTLVQGKDLMEKEEINFESCFVRISLLPDEQIVGISRIQRNAFSVLFDEKFSIALDPSALEENSLRFSVFGVDEDERNISTGVAELKLSDLDLSIRPFNAWLYLQDVNKAVDSVGEILLSLSYLPTAERLTVVVAKAKNLVWTNGKNSADPFVKVYVLQDNRKISKKKTAVKRDENNPIFNEAMIFSVPAIVLQDLSLRVTVAEYCEDGRADNIGHVIIGPEASGMGITHWKQMLVTLRKPVSMWHPLRRN